Within the Eucalyptus grandis isolate ANBG69807.140 chromosome 1, ASM1654582v1, whole genome shotgun sequence genome, the region CTCACCTCATCCTGGCCCATTACTGTCCCTGTCGACGCTCCAAACCGGATACAATGTGTCCTAGGACTAGTGTGCTACTATGACGCTAAGAAGACCAAGGCACAGGGTTGTTGCGATACAAGGAAACCGGTGGCCCCCCATGGAGACTCGTCCAAGACAAGATTTTTATAGTGAAGGACTAGGCGTGAGAGCTGAAGACTCTCATCATTTTGGCTAAGATCTCTGGTTCGGGGTCTCTTATCTGTCAAGACCGAGTCTCTGCAAGCAAAGCCtaagcttttccttttttgtggaTTAACCCTATACAAGGCAAGAATCAAATCATGTCATTATCATGGGGAGGACGAGAGAACACCCTGTCATCCCTTCATCCTGAACAGAGACATACCATCTTCCTTCAACCGCCTGAAGAGAATGGATTATTATataaatttcatgtgaaatgaaGAATCTTGAATGGACGTGTATGGGAGCCAAGTTTGCGTATTTAGTGAATTATTTCGGTATATGTAAAAAGTGATTGGAGATATCACATGTTTACTGAAAAAATATGTAGCAGTCCAAATCTAGTGTGCTGTAAGATTCGATGGAATTGGGTGATTAAGAATTTAGGAATATGAAGTTGGCTCTATTCTAtccaaattatattatttttttcttgaaagaaaCCAATTGCTCGCAAGAGATGAGCAAACTTGTATGGATCTGATGACCCCACACGCACgcacacgctctctctctctctgctttgaTCCTTTCTTTATCTACTATTTGTACCCTGTGGTCCTGCTATGTATAGAATATAGAGAACATGGAGCAAATCTAgaccctttctctctctctcaagactcttcctcatcctctctGTACCAaccacactctctctctctctccatacgAAAATCTCTTCTTCTACCGCTCCTGTTGCCGTTTCAAAAGTGTCCATAGCTGAGCCAGCCAAGAAAGCGAGTATGAAGAGTGCAGGAACAATAAAATACAGAGGGGTAAAGTGATGATAGTCACGTCCTACCatacaaagaccttacttcaatccAACTCTTGCTCCATATTCAATTCCCACATCTTGGCCTATCATTCAATTtgcagagagagacagagatagAGAGCGAGACTCTTTcttggccaagaaaataattaaatttcttgatttttcgtGGGTGCCTCAAGAAATGACCGAGGTACTCCATTCCCCATCTCACTTCCCTTCACCAACAAGCTCGGCCTCAGCTCCATGTGCACCCCCTAATAATAATACCCATCATGACTCTTACCACCACCAACACGGCCTTGGTCTTGGCCCTTCAATACAAGTCCTAGTAGCATCCCAACAACAACAGAGAGGGTTGAATACACGACCAACgcaaatagaagaagaagaagaggaggaggaggaggaggagagagaaagggacagagagggagaggagggagatCAGCTGTCTGTATTGGCCCTTTTGGTTACTGCATTTAGGAAGTCATTGGTTGGGTGCAGCATTAGTGGGGGTGGAGGAAGCAGAGATATCTGTGCTGCGGCAATGGAGATTGGCGTGCCCACTGATGTTAGGCATGTTGCTCATGTCACCTTTGATAGGTTCGATGGGTTTCTTGGCCTTCCTGTTGAGTTTGAGCCTGAGGTTCCCAGAAGAGCCCCTAGTGCCAGGTGACTCTTTTTGAAAATTCTCTCACTGATGGGTCGATTGTTCTTCTTGGGAAGAGGCCTGGTTGTTTGATCAAATGCATTCTGAAGTtggtattttcctttcttgtttggGGAATTCGAATTTGGGGGTATAATACATACTGGCATTTTCTGTgtcgatttttgaaaattgtgttATGGGGGTCTGATGATTGTGCTTTACCTGGTCTTTTAAAATTGCATTATGGCGGTCCGATGATTGTGCTTTATCTGGTTTTTGAATATTGTATTATGAGGGTCTGATGATTGTGCTTTTCCCGAACAACGGGAGCATTCCAGTACAAATTTTGGGGTAATTCTAGTTCATATTTTGAGATTGATGTTCTCTTCTCATGCATGAATTTAGAAGTTTTGTCGGGCAGTCAGATACATGGATTCTCccccttttcccctttctgCCTGTAACTTGAATGGCTTTGATGATTAGATTTCTTTCTCAGCATCTTCTGTCACCAGAATTTATACTTGAAaatgcttccttttttttctttttttcttttttttttctttttgtgctttttttcaTATTGCGTTGTGGAAGATGGTGTAGGATGCGGTTGTCTGACCATGTATGGCCTATCTGTATAAGTTTGTGGAAAGCAATTGTTTGTTCGGTTCAAATTTCAGCTATCAAGTGAGCTGATTGTCAGTTTCCCAATTATCTCCTCGTTTTATTTATCTGTCAACATGTGTATAATTATCACCTAACACCGTGTTACTTTTCTCCGAAGCAAAGTTATATTTTCACCTTTTGCAAATTATTGTAGTCTATGTCTAAACTCTGACTTCATTCATGACGTGTCATTGTTCAAGGGCTTTTGTATTTCTCCAAAAACATTAAGTCAATTAGCTGAGTCGGCTTTTTTGATTGCCAAATGGAGATGTAAACCACCATGAGTTGTGTTTGTCCGTGTTAAACTCCATTACTGAATGAATGATGTTGTCTGgcctaaaaaaaattagctcGCCCTGTTCTAATTATCTGCTGTTATTGTCCACAACCAATCAATGGCGTGAGTTTTATTCTTTACATAAATGATTTACCCGTCAAGGGTAGGCAATTTTACTGCAACTTTTACGTGGATATATAGTGGTGGAAGCCATCTAAAATTGACTTTCTGGCCTTTTGATGTACTATCAGCTAGTAGACTTATCACTCCTTTGTTGGCATGAAAATCATCTCCTAGATGATACTTAATGATTTCAGAAGGATCGCAACAACAATGATGAGAAAATCAGTTTAGCTAGTGAAATAATAGAGAAAAGTTCAAGCAAAATGCATTCTTTTCTGTGTCATTGCAGTCTGGATCTTTCATTTTCCTCTGCTAATCAAGGCCTGTCCATTGTCATGTTGACAAACCCATGCAGCAAAAGGAAATTTCTTGTTCCCTGGCCCAACAACGAAAGATCGTCCAAATTGCTTAATTATACGCTCTCTGCCAGAAAACGTCTGCACTCAGTTTTGTAGCTTTTTGGTGGCCAGATCAATAATGTGTTTATCATTCCATATCTGCAGCACAACTGTCTTTGGTGTTTCAACGGAGTCTATGCAACTGTCATTTGATTCTAGGGGGAATAGCGTTCCTACGATACTACTCCTGATGCAGAGGCATTTGTATGCTCAAGGAGGCCTAGAGGTACCTATATCCTCTCTTGTGGTTTAGAAGCTCTTGCATTCAATTCAGTTCCTTCCTATGAGTGTCTGCCTTCCTTGAGCATAACCACTGTAATTTCTTTTGGAAGATTGCTGCAtattgaggaaaaaaatgtgGAGTCTATTGATCTCCTTAATTGCAACGTATGACCTTGTTGTCTTTTATTGTCCAGGCAGAGGGAATTTTCAGGATTAATGCTGACAATGGCCAGGAGGAGTACGTTAGAGAGCAATTGAACAGGGGAGTGGTACCCAACGGCATTGACGTGCACTGTTTGGCTGGTCTTATAAAGGTGACTTTTTGGCCTTTCGTCAAGTGGGTAGTTTGATTTCTTACAGAAAGTACTTTCAAGATCAAATTTTTTATGTGTGCTTATCTGGCTAGCCTCATGGATGCATTAGGTTACCGATTTTCTCGCGTTGTTTATGTACCTGTATTTTCAAGGTCGTTAGGTTGGTTTGTGATTGAAATTTGCTGgtgtctttttttcttgatgaatgaaattGGTCTTTGTCCAGGCTTGGTTTAGAGAACTCCCCAGTGGCGTTTTGGACTCGCTCTCGCCGGAACAGGTAATGCATTCGCAGTCAGAAGAGGATTGTGCTCAGCTCGTGACACTTCTCCCCCCAATGGAAGCCGCTCTCTTCAATTGGGCCATCAATCTAATGGCTGACGTTGCTCAGTTTGAACATTTGAACAAGATGAATGCACGCAATGTCGCAGTGGTGTTCGCACCCAACATGACGAAGGTGAGCGGAATTTGTTCTCATTATGATGGTGAATTAGCATGCCGGTGCACTAGGGGCCTTTAAATTTGGAGTCGACAGGATCAATGGTCCTGCATTGATTGTCGATAGATTTACTCTAAAACCAATACGACACTCTGTTCTTATCAAATTTAAATGGAAGTCAGACTTTAGTGGGATCGCAATTCTTTGTTTCTTACAGAAGTAAGGTTTGTTTGAGTCATCTGAATGAGCACATAGTCTAATGCATTATTATGGTTGTGCTGTTTGAGCAGATGGCTGATCCCTTAACAGCTTTGATGTATGCTGTTCAAGTGATGAACTTCTTGAGAACTCTTATCGAGAAGACACTGAGAGAAAGAGGCGACTCCCCCATTGAGTATCCACCTCCTCTTAATGCGGATCCTTCTGATGGCACCGGGCCGCAGAGTTCTTCTGTCCCATTGTCCGAAGAAGCCAAAGCTGAAGAGGGACGCAGAAAAGAGGAACTTTATGTGAAGGAAGACCCTGCTGCGGAGTGTTCTTCTCGTTCTGCTGAACACGAACTTCTAACCGAAAGTGAGCCTCAAAAGTTATCCTCCATAGAGAATATAATCCCCAGTGGAAACCACGCTCTAGTCGACAGTTGCCCCTGGGAAGCTATGTCCCAAATTCGTTCGCTAAAGAGTGAAGTCTGCAATGGTCCTTCGGGCGGTTCAAACGAGGCCATGCTGAGGATCATTCCGAAGAGCAGTTCCAATTTCAGGAGAGGATTGACGAAGGTGAAAGAGGGGCAGGTTGTTCAGAAAGCAACACCGGCTGAGAAGGGCAAAATCATCGGCAACATAAATCCAAGAGCAGAGTTAAGGGAGGCTTGGCGATGAAGGGGGTCTGGTGGGTTCATAGGCAGGTTCGATCTGGGTTGGGGAAATCGTCCAACTGATCAAAGTTGGCATGCTGTGTATTTGTCCTTTGAGAAGTGCTTTTGTTTCTGATCTCAACGTGTGCTTGTAGAAAGTGGTCTTTTTATCTGTTGATGTTCTGGAGTATCCCTCACATCGTGTGGAGCAGTCCCTTGTGCATTTCTAACATGGTGCTAGGCTTGGACTAGATCCTGTCCTTTCTTTCAGTTAACGTGAAGGCAAGCAGACCCTTGCTCCACGTAGAGGTTGAATTAACAATACAATGAGTTGTGTTAGTTTATTCTTCGATATGACCAGTAAAACCATCGAACTGATGAACAATTTCTGCATCCGAAGACGAGGATTTCTGaccaaaagatggaaaaacGTGCTCCGAAGTTTCCATGGCTTGGAAATTGTAAACTTGCGTATGCAAATGCAAGACGCATGGATGAGAACTTGCACATATGATGAGTTCTAACAAGggatatttctttttccctctctggTCATCAGAAAGCTTGCTTTAGATAGCTAAACTTGAAATACTCTACTTACCATGCGAAAGAGTTGAAATGACAGTCAAAACCCGAGTTGGTGGTCAACACATAAGATAGTTTGCATTGAGTTGCAGAGGGACTCGAACTTGTGTTATGTGCATCTAATTTACGTGCAAAACTTCGTTCTTTAACCACTAAGCCAATTCCATAAAGTTAACAGAATTATTATACATCACTACATGCCCCATTAAAAAGAAGACGAAAAGTGTTTTATGACAAGTGAAAGGTGGGAGCGGGCAATGACAATTATTCCAATGGGCGTTATCCTAAAAGTCCCAAACACACTTTGAATTGTTCACATGGAGCCATACTTAATTTAAGAGTGAGCATAGGCCAGAAGAGCCGAGCCTCAAGGCATTTTTCGCCCAGACTAGAACAAGCCTAACGCAATTATACCAATAAAGGCTTAGGCCAaactaaatttgtataattggGCTCAATCGGAGCCTaaacttaaatattttattgtttatAGGAAATTGAAAACAATGGATCAATTATTATGATTCTAATCTAAATATGTAATTAACATGTTACTAATTCAAGGCCTACAAATTGCATTGAAATATACTAATTTCTGGTACTTATTTTCGATAAAGGCGTAACTTTTGATCTAGATAGAGTTTAAGCACGAACTAAAGGTGTCTAAAGTCTCTTTCCGTCTCAAAATCACTTTGTTTCCATATGTTTTCGGCCACGTTTTCGAATTCAACTCACATCAGCACATCACTTCACGCTAAGTTATGTTTCCTAAAGTTAGTTGGGGGCAGAGGAGTTCATTTGTCCAAGAACACCCGTACAACGGGAGGCTCTTTTGCCTAGTCCTCCTCGTAAATGAAAATAGGGGTACATGATATCCCACCCAAGTGATGGTCCATTAATGACCAAATTCCTTGTCCAGCAGATATGTCCGCCAACAGATCACAGATTGCCATTAGGCTCTGGTTCTCTTGTGCGGCAACATTGAGATTTCGCATATTCTTCTCTCTTACACCAACCCTTTTTCTAAGGATCTTCTAGCTTGAGAAGCCGAAGTTTTGGCTCTACCACATGCTTGAATTAGCAAACTTCCCCTGCTCAGTCCATCAGCACATAGTTCATAAAAAGGTCTATGAAAAATAAGTATACATAATTAccctaaccaaaaaaaaataagtatacATAATTAAGATTTGAAATCCTAAGCAAATCGAGTCGCTTCTTGTCACATCACGGCGGAGGTGATTAAAATGGAAGTATTCAGGACTGATGACGCTCGGATCggccgagaaaaaaaaaaaaataagacagACCTAAAATCCCGGCTCTTACCTATTTGGCCCCAAAATCGGGCTGGGTTGAGCCCAACTTTTTAGTTCCCATGATATTTTTGCTCACCCCTAACTTAGTTCCCCTGTAAGTGTATGCGTGTAGTCTAGTCAATGGTTCATTCACAACTCGATTCAAACTTGTGAAATCATAAAGATAGCATAATCCCAATTATCACTCGACTAACTGGGGATGTAAGAGGGACTTATCTGGGGTAGCAGTCATTGTCCCACACCTAACATGTTAACTTTATGTTCGTCCCCAGACCATTACAAATAGGGGTAATTGGTTTCAGGATGGATAAGTTTTAGACTTGCATCCTATGCCTCATCCTattataattgattttccttttttggaccCCGTACACTACCCGTTTTGCATTGGAACCTATTTTGGAACCTACTCTATTTTCTCAATCTGATTCTATGGTCTACCATGTTTGCACGGGAACCTATTTTGATATCCTATACGACTTTGAGTTTTATGTAAATACGCGAAAAAACAACAATGTAATTctcataatttatattgaaacattaagcacacGTAATGAAtattttgactaaacgaaaaattaaggatccataaggcttaaaaaaaaatctaactcacTTTACTCAATTTGCGCTACATCAATGATGGTGGCAAGCCCTGTGACAACAAGACGAGAGGTGAGCTAGGTTGCATTCTTGCAAGCTGCGGCATCAATGGTGGCTGGACATATAGAGAGAGACTAAGATAGAGGGGCAACCGAGAAGAAGGCAGATTgcgcgaagagagagagagaggccactaggttttttttttattttttttttaacagtagTAAAAATCGATTCCAAAACCAATCCAATCGATCCGATTCCTGGGTGCCTTTACTTGGAATCGAGAACCTGGATCGGCTTTCAACCGATTCCCAAAAAATGGAACCTGTTTTTGAACcaattcaaataagaacctatTTCCATACTTATTTTCTGAGTGATCCGAATCCGATTCTTATATAAACTCAGTCTGGTTGCACATCCCTAATTATGGATTTTTAGCGTGAAATTTGAAATCGGACTTTCTAAAGTGGCTAAGCACCCGTGAATTGtctaaataatttctttaattaattagcATTTCACtctaaatatataatttaaaaaagcaaCTATTTGTTCAAAGTTCAGGCGTCATCGTAAGATCTCCAATTGAAAAATCTACAAAATCATAAGAATGATTTTAGACATGTGGAGGGACATAAGGTTTTAGAACGAGAGATGGGATGGGCCCTTAGAGCTCATCAGAAGCCCATAAGTTCACGAGGCCCATCGTGTAGCCTCGATCGGAGACGGTTTGGGAGCGGAACCGATGGGCTTGTTTTCTCCGTCGGAGGCTCCGAGATCCTCTCCCCTCAACCCAGCTCCGCTCTCTCGCCTTCCCGCGGCTCGCTACCCCGAATCGCCGCCGacctccgccgtcgccgccgcgagctcgccggtcGGCGGTCCGAAACCGAGGTGAGCGTCGCTTCCACACTCTGCGCTCGGGCTTTCTAGCGTTCGCGAATTGCTTTGTTGAAGAATCATGGATCGGCTCTGCTGTCTTGTCGCCTGGCTCATCGCTCGTCGCCGTTGCCGTCGTCGCTGTCGTCGTTTGCAGGTACAATTTGTCCCCGCGGGAGCACGTGATCGGGAAAGCACCCTCGTCGCGCGCTGAATGATTTTGTTCAGGCGCGTGGTGACGTCCGCCATGAATGCCGTTTGCTTCCAGAGGACCTTCGCCGCCGCGGCGTCGCCGCTGGTCCCGGTACAACTCCCCTCGCGCATGTGAGATCCTCTTCCACCGCTCCGAGCCCGATAGAGCTGAAAACTCTTTAGGCGCCTCCGCTTTGGAGGCGTCACTGATAACTATACCCCAGGACATTGTCGGTACATGCTGTAGAAATGAGAATGCAGTTTGTGGCATTCTGTCTTATTCTGGTGAACTATAACCTTATGAATTAGCACCTTCATTATGCGTTCCTTAATTACATTGGAGGCCTTGAGATGTCGACTGTGTATGCAATTTGTAGAAATGGGAATACGATTTGTGCGgcataccctttttttttcattgtgaaTTATGGTTTTTATATCTGAATAATATTATGATCGAGCCAGTCAGGAATTCCTCCGCTTCTTTTTTTGATAGGGAGGCACATCTCTGGTATGTCGTGCCCGATGAAGTAAAAAGCTCATCCCTTTTACACGATTATTTCGATATTTTATCACCATGTGAGAAGGAGAATGTTTCCCGCAAGCGGGGGGAGCAGCTCCAGAAGGCAGCTTTGCTGGCCCGTGCCCTTGTTCGAACGACCATTGCAAGATGTAAGCTCTTTGCTACCGATTCTTTATTTGCCCTCGTCTCGTCTGCAGCTCTCTATCAGTTGCAATCGGTGTCGGTGAATCCAATCAACTTTTTGCCAGTAGAGAACTTTTACTTTACTTGTTTAATGCTTTTTTGTGGAGATTGTTTATTTCTATGCTGCTACAACTAGAGTTTTTATTTTCGTGTTGTAGTCGCATAGTTAGGTTCTGATCTTCTTCATTTAGTAATGGGTCGAGGTAATGCGATGAATTTAAGCAGTAAGTTTTTATATTAGATCAGATTAATGGCCAAGTTGATCCAAGATCCTTGAAGTTTAAGAAGAACATCCATGGAAAACCCGAGGTGAGTTTGTACTTCAATGGCTAGAGATTTTAACCTTTGTTGCAGCAACTTGTTTGGTGATTTTCTATACCCTGTGGTAGTTGGAGTGGAATGACAATCCATGCCAGAGTGCGTCAAGGCTACAATTTAACATCTCACACACTTCTTCTCTTATACTTTGCGGAGTAACTGTTGATTCACTGGTTGGTATTCTCTTAAACTCGCAAAGCAATTATAAGTTTCTGCTTCATCTTAAGTTTCTTTGATATTCCACTGATGATATTGATTCCCTGCAACTTGCTCTTCTAATTTGTAGATTGGTGTTGATCTtgaagaaaagcaaaggaaattgAAGAACGATATTTTAGCCTTTGCTAGGAGGTACTTTACTCCGCATGAAGTGAAATTTTTGAGTTCAATTTCAGACCCTGGAGTTCAGCATCagtattttgtgaaattatggACTCTAAAGGTACACAGATCCTCTATATAATTGGAAGGTCATAATGGATTCTTAAGATACTTTAAA harbors:
- the LOC104447719 gene encoding rho GTPase-activating protein 5 — encoded protein: MTEVLHSPSHFPSPTSSASAPCAPPNNNTHHDSYHHQHGLGLGPSIQVLVASQQQQRGLNTRPTQIEEEEEEEEEEERERDREGEEGDQLSVLALLVTAFRKSLVGCSISGGGGSRDICAAAMEIGVPTDVRHVAHVTFDRFDGFLGLPVEFEPEVPRRAPSASTTVFGVSTESMQLSFDSRGNSVPTILLLMQRHLYAQGGLEAEGIFRINADNGQEEYVREQLNRGVVPNGIDVHCLAGLIKAWFRELPSGVLDSLSPEQVMHSQSEEDCAQLVTLLPPMEAALFNWAINLMADVAQFEHLNKMNARNVAVVFAPNMTKMADPLTALMYAVQVMNFLRTLIEKTLRERGDSPIEYPPPLNADPSDGTGPQSSSVPLSEEAKAEEGRRKEELYVKEDPAAECSSRSAEHELLTESEPQKLSSIENIIPSGNHALVDSCPWEAMSQIRSLKSEVCNGPSGGSNEAMLRIIPKSSSNFRRGLTKVKEGQVVQKATPAEKGKIIGNINPRAELREAWR
- the LOC104447728 gene encoding 4'-phosphopantetheinyl transferase HetI isoform X1; protein product: MILFRRVVTSAMNAVCFQRTFAAAASPLVPVQLPSRMEAHLWYVVPDEVKSSSLLHDYFDILSPCEKENVSRKRGEQLQKAALLARALVRTTIARYQINGQVDPRSLKFKKNIHGKPELEWNDNPCQSASRLQFNISHTSSLILCGVTVDSLIGVDLEEKQRKLKNDILAFARRYFTPHEVKFLSSISDPGVQHQYFVKLWTLKESYVKALGRGFSGLPFKMFTIQFGNAEKGDSCISGETNNEGEIIVKSLEHVNSVSSNWQFALLELAGSHYAAICMEKDEAVEGRVPTPMKLTVRKTIPYMRDEFISGPDAVVISGLT
- the LOC104447728 gene encoding 4'-phosphopantetheinyl transferase HetI isoform X2, which translates into the protein MPFASRGPSPPRRRRWSREAHLWYVVPDEVKSSSLLHDYFDILSPCEKENVSRKRGEQLQKAALLARALVRTTIARYQINGQVDPRSLKFKKNIHGKPELEWNDNPCQSASRLQFNISHTSSLILCGVTVDSLIGVDLEEKQRKLKNDILAFARRYFTPHEVKFLSSISDPGVQHQYFVKLWTLKESYVKALGRGFSGLPFKMFTIQFGNAEKGDSCISGETNNEGEIIVKSLEHVNSVSSNWQFALLELAGSHYAAICMEKDEAVEGRVPTPMKLTVRKTIPYMRDEFISGPDAVVISGLT
- the LOC104447728 gene encoding L-aminoadipate-semialdehyde dehydrogenase-phosphopantetheinyl transferase isoform X3, which produces MFPASGGSSSRRQLCWPVPLFERPLQDINGQVDPRSLKFKKNIHGKPELEWNDNPCQSASRLQFNISHTSSLILCGVTVDSLIGVDLEEKQRKLKNDILAFARRYFTPHEVKFLSSISDPGVQHQYFVKLWTLKESYVKALGRGFSGLPFKMFTIQFGNAEKGDSCISGETNNEGEIIVKSLEHVNSVSSNWQFALLELAGSHYAAICMEKDEAVEGRVPTPMKLTVRKTIPYMRDEFISGPDAVVISGLT